From Candidatus Edwardsbacteria bacterium, the proteins below share one genomic window:
- a CDS encoding V-type ATP synthase subunit D, whose amino-acid sequence MENVSPTRMNLLARKAQVSLAKQGVDLLKKKRDALVSEFFGVVRNTLESRNKLNAVSQEAVNQLNISASIEGKPLLESVALAGKRQVMLEVAEKNVWGIKIPEVSTARSLKRDPFERGYNAAIAPGRVIKTADNFEEMIDLLVEVAGRETRLKKLGQEIKKTTRRVNALEQIVIPRLYRQMAYIKSVLEQREREDIFRLKLIKNKGE is encoded by the coding sequence ATGGAAAACGTATCACCAACCAGGATGAACCTGTTGGCCCGCAAGGCCCAGGTATCTTTGGCCAAACAGGGGGTGGACCTGCTGAAGAAGAAACGCGATGCCTTGGTGTCGGAATTCTTTGGGGTGGTCCGGAACACCCTGGAATCGCGCAACAAGCTCAATGCGGTGTCCCAGGAGGCCGTCAACCAGCTTAATATTTCGGCCTCCATAGAGGGCAAGCCCCTGCTGGAATCGGTGGCTTTGGCCGGAAAGCGCCAGGTGATGCTGGAGGTGGCCGAGAAGAACGTCTGGGGCATCAAGATCCCCGAGGTCTCCACCGCCCGCAGCTTGAAACGGGATCCCTTCGAACGGGGATACAACGCCGCTATCGCTCCGGGCCGGGTGATAAAGACCGCTGATAATTTCGAGGAGATGATAGACCTGCTGGTGGAGGTGGCCGGGCGGGAGACCCGCCTTAAAAAACTGGGCCAGGAGATAAAGAAAACCACCCGCCGGGTCAACGCCCTGGAACAGATCGTGATTCCCCGGCTGTACCGCCAGATGGCCTACATTAAAAGCGTTCTGGAGCAGAGGGAGAGGGAGGACATATTCCGACTAAAACTGATAAAGAACAAAGGCGAATGA